From the genome of Lycorma delicatula isolate Av1 chromosome 11, ASM4794821v1, whole genome shotgun sequence, one region includes:
- the LOC142332293 gene encoding uncharacterized protein LOC142332293: MDYGSLMYAAQNNTSQKSDGIRCYKTTFMPPKKEVRQKTLSANVQKFLARQEEEKRQKEIEAKKKRDELLSLRSQDKMSVKRVSTMLKRTKSANKSVMEDAVDDVNTVVTMAGPSQPDEDDYGYVSQEASSFYNKLMDKYSNMPPEEDKFSKSKKVVIKDLNAAKERVKAALHRIEEEETMPRKRKRKSKEDKAAEEDDFIDDSGVYRRDSKDEEKPLEEEEPKPKKFKKPAPPPMDFSQLLKIAEQKQHEPIVIEKKPVADDEENKPMTKKQRLEYLREKEARIQRERRELEDKMRRKSHQARRPSPTLDRNSPSQLQQKGSGKSNESSIPRIPKLNQSNNEISVKNCNNKQSESGIQNMKIPKLADREKMHKSTGLSSSNSKTVSPAVAEELLKKSSTVWSKPCNLSPSGSPSSKVNNKLLNNKDERHRDNLDYKSSSSSHQNLDRRKDMLDKQIIKKSSSTSSELDRRKEVNNNIHRENMKQEIEKRKELMKNKVSNGQMNNSERRDERDRLINRNESQQHLKKVDNIKKQSNSSSPNSSMIKNDSSKSSLKYDRPNGDLHQKQPPPQKKSQVLVDLFGDDFPNEDKNKLNSSSNNNNMNKSSLANNDAKLKQNSSLKNSPSSSLKNKDDKFNKPSAVVSSKTNINDKSKHIASSQNMKRPIRLDDTNNGNNRTQPKSLSSASDSKQRSQLNNDKSRLNNVKPRQFPPADVKPRQFPPSDMKPRQFPPSDVRRNSRPPPKRSTYQGYGEGEGEDEDEYDSEMDDFIDDNDDVDIDVSQTISEIFKYDRNRYKNVDDEDDEVEESNFAQMMKEEVRSTRIGIEEDLQEYLKEKAEKKRAQQKRLQKLAEMKKKRR, from the exons atggattacgGTAGCCTTATGTATGCAGCTCAAAATAATACATCACAAAAAAGTGATGGA attaGGTGTTACAAGACAACATTTATGCCTCCAAAAAAGGAAGTTAGGCAAAAAACTCTTTCAGCAAATGTACAAAAATTTCTTGCTCGACAAGAAGAGGAAAAACGACAGAAAGAGATAGAGgcaaagaaaaaaagagat gAACTTCTCTCTCTACGCAGTCAAGACAAAATGTCTGTGAAACGTGTATCTACTATGCTAAAACGCACAAAATCCGCTAATAAATCAGTTATGGAAGATGCAGTTGATGATGTCAACACTGTGGTAACAATGGCTG GACCATCTCAGCCTGATGAAGATGATTATGGTTACGTTTCACAAGAAGCAAgctcattttataataaattaatggataaatATTCTAATATGCCACCTGAAGAagacaaattttcaaaatctaaaaaagttgttattaaagatttaaatgctgctaag GAAAGGGTAAAAGCTGCATTACACAgaatagaagaagaagaaacgaTGCCTCGTAAgcgtaaaagaaaatcaaaagaagataAAGCAGCTGAAGAGGATGACTTTATTGATGACAGCGGTGTTTATCGAAGAGACAGTAAGGATGAAGAAAAACCTTTAGAAGAGGAAGAACCAAAaccgaaaaaatttaaaaaaccagcaCCTCCACCAATGGACTTttctcagttattaaaaatagctGAACAAAAACAACATGAGCCGATTGTTATTGAAAAGAAACCTGTCGCagatgatgaagaaaataaacctatgacaaaaaaacaaagattagaaTATCTTAGAGAAAAAGAAGCAAGAATACAAAGAGAAAGACGAGAATTAGAAGACAAAATGCGAAGAAAATCTCATCAAGCAAGACGTCCATCACCTACATTAGATCGTAATTCTCCTTCACAATTACAGCAAAAAGGTAGTGGTAAATCAAATGAATCATCTATACCACGAATACCTAAATTAAATCAAAGTAACAATGAGATATCagtgaaaaattgtaataataaacagtcTGAAAGTggaatacaaaatatgaaaattccaaaattagcAGATCGTGAAAAAATGCATAAATCAACCGGTTTGTCATCGTCAAATTCAAAAACAGTTTCGCCAGCTGTAGCcgaggaattattaaaaaagagtagTACTGTTTGGTCAAAGCCATGTAATCTTTCACCTTCAGGTAGTCCAAgcagtaaagtaaataataaattattgaataataaagatGAGAGACATAGAGATAATTTAGACtataaatcatcatcatcatctcacCAAAATCTTGACCGACGGAAAGATATGttagataaacaaataataaaaaagtcaagTTCGACATCATCAGAACTGGATAGAAGAAAAGAGGTAAATAACAATATACACAGAGAAAATATGAAACAAGAAATTGAGAAAcgaaaagaattaatgaaaaataaggtTTCAAATGGCCAAATGAATAATTCAGAAAGAAGAGATGAACGTGATCGTTTAATAAATCGTAATGAAAGCCAGCAACATCTGAAAAaagtagataatattaaaaagcaatCAAATTCTTCTTCACCTAATTCAAGTATGATTAAAAATGATTCAAGTAAAAGTTCATTGAAATACGATCGACCAAACGGTGATTTACACCAAAAACAaccaccaccacaaaaaaaaagccAAGTTTTAGTTGATTTATTTGGAGATGATTTTCCTAatgaagataaaaacaaattgaattcttcatctaataataataatatgaataaatcatCTCTCGCTAATAATGAtgctaaattaaaacaaaattcatcattaaaaaattcaccCTCATCATCTTTGAAGaataaagatgataaatttaacaaacccTCAGCTGTTGTATCatctaaaactaatattaatgataaatctaAACACATTGCATCATCACAAAATATGAAAAGACCGATTAGACTTGATGATacaaataatggtaataatagaACACAACCAAAGTCACTATCTTCAGCAAGTGATTCTAAACAAAGATctcaattaaataatgataaatcaaGATTAAACAATGTTAAGCCGCGGCAATTCCCACCTGCTGATGTTAAACCAAGACAGTTTCCACCATCGGATATGAAACCAAGACAATTTCCGCCTTCTGATGTTAGAAGAAACTCTAGGCCTCCTccaaaaa gaTCTACATATCAAGGTTATGGTGAAGGTGAAGGTGAAGATGAAGATGAATATGATTCAGAAATGGATGATTTtattgatgataatgatgatgttgATATTGATGTGTCACAaacaatatcagaaatttttaaatatgatagaaATAG atataaaaatgtggatgatgaagatgatgaagTTGAGGAATCTAATTTTGCACAAATGATGAAAGAAGAAGTACGAAGTACACGTATag GAATTGAGGAGGATTTGCAGGAATATCTGAAGGAGAAAGCTGAAAAGAAAAGAGCACaacaaaaaagattacaaaaattagctgaaatgaagaaaaaacgtAGGTGA
- the LOC142332094 gene encoding uncharacterized protein LOC142332094 isoform X2, protein MHVDTVKNKWKHLRDNFRTELKKTVRGTGNPPQPYQSQWTFFNDLLFLEEQMMKKINRTYGPFPYKLSLNTPNDSYDEYVVNNCDGIVSNSNDEENNGAEDVIRNTNFLTHSLFEDSSAQEPVTWLLENDSVNFNNTNKRKRCNYDYEQTTNSNWNKILPNHNDISDDDFHFMMSLLPYVKSLSAPRKMFIRLKIQELCCNFIYKSNSFEMNERYENKVTINKELSSENVIIKSDV, encoded by the coding sequence tggatacagtaaaaaataaatggaaacatCTGCGTGATAACTTTCGTACAGAATTGAAGAAAACAGTACGTGGCACTGGAAATCCACCTCAACCATATCAGTCACAATGgacattttttaatgatctgcTTTTCTTAGAAGaacaaatgatgaaaaaaataaatcgtacatATGGTCCCTTTCCTTATAAATTGTCTTTAAATACACCAAATGATAGTTATGATGAATATGTAGTTAATAATTGTGATGGAATAGTAAGTAACAGTAATGATGAGGAAAATAATGGTGCAGAAGATGTAatcagaaatacaaattttttaactcaTTCATTATTTGAGGATAGTTCAGCTCAAGAACCAGTAACTTGGTTATTAGAAAATGATTCcgtgaattttaataatactaataagcGTAAACGATGTAATTATGATTACGAACAAACAACAAATAGTAACTGGAACAAAATTCTTCCAAATCACAATGATATTTCTGATgatgattttcattttatgatgagTCTCTTACCTTACGTTAAATCATTATCAGCACCTCGCAAGATGtttatacgtttaaaaatacaagaattatgttgtaattttatttataagtccAATTCTTTTGAAATGAAtgaaagatatgaaaataaagttacaataaataaagagtTGTCAAGTGAAAATGTGATAATAAAGAGTGATGTGTAG